The genomic interval ACTGCCCCACATAAGGAAACACGTTTAAATAGAAGAACATTTCAATGCAGACTTCATCGTGTAAATTGTACAAAAATACTGTACAGACAAAGAATAAATTCAGAGTTTCATTGTAGCCAACTGGGTGAAAACCTCACCAAGAGCGAGGAGTTGCGCAATCACCTCATGTCTTCCTCCAGTCTATTCCACGGCTGTAAACACTTGTTCGTTTCTCCAGCAAAGCCTACTTTAAGTCGACAACTTCAGTAGACAGAGTACCACGGCAAGAAAGATCAACTTTCAACCAAATCACAGTCCCAGCCTGCTTCAATGTTCTCTCTAAGTGCAGCGCACACGGGCGTCCCGTTAGCACTGACCGGTGGCAGAGAGCAGGTTACGTAGCGTGGCCAGCTCTCGTGACAGCTGCTCCACGCGCTTCTGTAAACGGTCGTTCTCGGCTGCGAGCTCGAGCACTTTGTGTTGCGTCTCCAGATTGCGCATTTTGGCTTTGTCCCGGCTCTTTCGGACGGCCAGGTTGTTCCTCTCGCGCCTCAGTCGGTACTCCTCGCTGTCCTTCTCCAGGCGCTTCTTTCCCTTCCCGCCCGACATCTTGCCAATCTGATGCGGCGAGCCTCCCTTACCTGACGGGGCAGGTGTCCCGGGTGGGCTCGAGCAGGAGGACGAGGCGTTGGAAATGTTCCCCAAACTGCCGCTCGGCGCTGACTGGTACTGTATATAGGAGCGCATGTCAAATCCAGAAGAACCGTCCATTCCCGACTCCTCTCGGGGCTCGTCCTGGTGACCACCTTTAGCCGAGTTCCCGACGAACTCCGGGCTGTAGACCGTGTCAACTCGGGTCTCCTCGAGGTCGGCGTAGCCCAGTGGGTTGGCTTCCCGGTGGCTGTTGATCAAACCTGGCTCCCGGTCGTTCAGTGAAATGTAGTTCCTGTAGTTTTGTAACGATGCCACCCTCTTGCTTCTGCTCTCCTCGAGGAAATCGCTGTAGACGTCTCCGCGTTGTAGAGCTGCCTGGTTTTGGCTTGCGAGTTGGTGATATTGCAGAGAGTCTAGGTAGATGCTGAAGTCGATCGTCTTCTCGTGCTGTGAGATACTAAGCTTCGTCATGGAGCCGTCAATGGGCTGCTTGCATATGCCGTCGCCGACGGGACCGCTTATACTGTTGCTACCGTGGAAAGCAAGGCAGTCCCCCTCGTAAAAACCGGCCACTTCCATGGATCTTAACACCCGCCGGATTGCGGGACCATACGAAACTACGCGCAGAGCGCTCGAACAGTGAGGTTATTTTAGACTACGTCGCTCACTGGAAGAAAGTTTCAGAAAACTGCACAGATCGACGTAAACTCAATAACACTGtcacaagtaggcctatctgaaACGTAACAATCTGTCTGAGTCGGGTAGTGCCAGAGTAAGCGCTCCTCACAGAGTTTGTTGGCAAGACTGTCCTACAGGTTTGCGGCAAAGAATTTAAGTGGATGAGGAAGGGGGGCGTGGTTGTCGTCTGTTTCTGGGGGGGCCTTTCCTTTCGAACTCGTTATTTCAGCAAGTGGAACAAGTGGAACAAAACAAACTCAAAACCACAAACAACAACGGAAAATATATTGCAATTAAGATGTGCATAAGATCCAATTAGTTTTAAAACTAGGGGAAAAAATACCTTAAAATACCATGCAAAGAATAATTTACACCTACTTTTACGTCATAAAAAGTCACATTTCTAGAAAGTGTGTTTAGTGGTGTAGCCATAGCCTATACAACTTATGCTTGGAATCCCAATCAACACCATtgacatagcctaaacaaacaaacaaacaatctgtacCCAGGGGAAGGGGGCGTATTGTGGCTCATGTGTGTAGAACAGACAGTTTGACGTTTGACAACGCAAAACTGAAACCAGCAATGACACCAGAGGGTGTTCTGCGACGTGTGTCTTACTTCTTCGTTGTTGAGATTGATCCTAAGCCTCCCCCTTGTGGATTTGATCATTATTACAGGAATGAAAATGCTCACTCAAACCTGATTTGCAGGTCTACATCCATTGCTCACATTTAAAACACTATACTATTATATTATAGTATAGTGTAGTtcattataatatttatatgtattattattcttattcttcttattattattattattcttattattacataatcaataataataatcaacattattatttttattattattagtattattattattgataataaTATTATCGAGGTTGTTTTCCTGGGGACATTCGAAAACGCTTACCTGTCCTTTAGCCTTCACAGGTTAAAAGGTAAACATCTGTGACAGATCAGAGATTGACAACGCAAAAAGAGATCAGTCGAGGAAATCCCATGTTTAACAATTGTGTAGGTCTACGAGCTTTACGCTCAGTTTCACTTCCAATTACGCTTTGGTGTTGAATTTCCTTTTATGAAATAGGTCTACCCTGTTACTATCACTAAGTCCTGTCAGGATTTTACTTGTTGAATGTCATTAAAAACTTGATGCATGTTTGGACATGTTTTTTTAACCTGATGGGAAATAAATAGGCTGCAATTCTTGTATTTGTAATTATTGTAATTGTTCTTGAGCAAGGCTATATCAACAAAATCTTCGTGAGATTAAGTTTAAatggctataggcctactattggtTACGGTTCGAAGAAACGATAATTGATCCCACAGTTTCTCATTATCAATACAGTAAAATGTAGAGAGTATGAGAAACGTCGCAGTTGCATATCTCGCACTCAACAAATcatcactggctgagtagcaatTGTCATTGGCCAGAAACGGGTGGGGTCATTCTCTGTTCTGGAGACAGGATTGGTGGTCGGTTCAGTTATGAAAGTTTGAACCAATCACAGACATGCTGAATTTGAGAGCCGTGTACACGGCAAAATGAGCCAGAATAGCGAGGCGTGGCTTTACCCGCGAGGTGCATCTGTTGGGTTGCCGATCTGAGTAAGGGGCTGAACCGGGAGAGGAACATGGCGAGCCCCGCAGACAAGTTACAAACCCCCAAAGAGAATGAAGCGGGACAGACCGTGCCAAGATGGGGTCCACAACACGCAGGTGCACGGGAACTCGCGAATTTATACTCGCCAGGTAAGTCAGGTCGCGAGTGATCAGCTGGCCGTGAGTGCGCCACACAGACTAGCCTACCAGAGCCCTACTGTAATTCATGGCATAGAGAAAATGAACAGAAAAGTAGTTCACTTAAGGCATCTGCGGATCAGCATCATCCAAACCTGTTCAACATGGTCCACAGACTCAGGAATTATCGTTATGGTTCGCATCCGACAAAATGATTCTGGTAATCTCAGTCCGGTTTTTAAGAAAGCTAGCCATGTTTGGAGATGGTCACTTTACTAGTGCTGTACTACGCGAGGTGTGTTGAACGGCGAGTCATATATTTCCAGTAGCCTAAAACGAACGTAACGGTAACGTAAGTGAACAATCAGCTCTCCGTGGTCGCCAGATAGGGCCATGAGAGTCCGAACAGCTATAGGCGTCCGACATATAGcgccggtgttgtgtgccttctggtttctccacctactggtttccttgcgcgtgcatgcgctgcagcagttgtcagacattcacaaacaagttgttttaggcggtttgaagtcgcttttcatataggctacgccatgagcgctcggctacattacagccactcttacaaaagacatgtaaaaaatatatatgttttgaaaactaggaTTAAACTGGCCAACCTGATTCCCTACTCATTGAGCCAACTGTTACGCGATACAATTaaatattgtaggctaccatcaattaataacgtaggcaacacccaaGTAACATGTTGTAGgttcgaatccagtttaatgctataAAGTGTGCAAAATTATAGCCTAGCttttattttacatgtatttTCTAGGAGTGGTTGTAGTGTAATGATCATGGGATAGATATAAAATGCGACTTCAAATCCgtctaaaacaacttgtttgtgaatgtttgaCAACTCCTGCTGTGGTGAGCAACGCGagcacgcgcaaggaaaccagtaggtgggaaaaccagaaggcacacaacaccggttCCGGAGCTAGCGCGGCGGATGAAGTCGCATAGAGACGCGGAAAGGGAGGGGCACGACTGACCTTTCATAACACCGCAAATTGTACACATGTATGCTAATAGCCTGTATTAAAGAATCGGTACTGCTGTGTTCTTAAACATCACTGTGCGATCTGTTTCTCGTGATCCGGAACAAGTTGTCAATATTCTctgtaggctaaataacttttaGACCCCGTTGAGTCAAGTCGATGCTTTTGATGGATCGCGTCAGGAAACTAAATAGTGCGCAGTTCAGCTTTGGGTAATGCAGATGTTTGAGACCCTGTCCAGAATTGTTTGTGGCATTTAACTCGCCAGGCgacgtgtgtgtgggaggaaagAATGGCACTCCAGCAATGTGTGAAACTatagcaacaccaaagagttttttgtatcttaaaataatgtttccaaaattgtttccgtggttcatcaacaCGTAACAATGTGAactgcacttctgcattcgcttcgcggccctctatcggctataaccgcactatgtaagtttgccagatcggcaACGGGcttgtagttcgatggaatgagacataagaaactacacatttgacttgcatgatgtcgcaatacataatactttcataaaatcatgcaacatattctaccttgtctatggacatcgttatttgcaaagccgttgctggataaacaaatagcgtgcgtgcagcagaggaaaagttctttggtgttgctttaacactgGGTCAGCATACCAGGCTATACCCgcgcgcctgtgtgtgcatgagccaAGTGGAGAGTGAAATCGAGTCAGTgaagacgaggaggagagagaggcttaCAGCCATAACAGAACtgtcttaacacacacacacacacacacacacacacacacacacacacacatacacacactgtataaGCTAGTGTGGGGGCATCTTAGACAGGAGTCTTTTGTCTTGTGTCCATGGCGCTGCCACTTGGCCCGTTCTCTGTGACAGAGAAGcatggagcagagcagagcccaGATGCTTTTGGTTCTGATTCGATCCAGCGTTactctgccgtgtgtgtgtctgtgtgtgtgtttgtgtaaattaTCTTACACAGGATTCAGGAAGTAGCAGTCTGTTTGTTTCAAAGTGTATCCTCCCtagtacacccacacacacacacacacacacagggtgtgtcatatacatacatacacacacactcaggcattaCCCAATACAGGCACAACATTGGTGTACTGTACAAGGGGCGGACCAGACTGCTACTgaccagtgacacacacacacacacacagacagacagacacacacacacacacacacacacacacacacacacacagtgttgctgaggtaaacacacacttgtccttcacagagagacacaccagtccagcacacacaaactcacacacaccaatcttGCAGAGGTAAGCATCCACTCTAGCCCTGCATAtgtaaacccacacacactcgcaccctgcataggtagacacacacacacacacaagtcttgTGGAGGAAAACACCCAGGAGCTTCAGAGCGTTGCCAGGCGCTGACAGAATTCCCCTGTGGTCCACAGTGTGACCCCCCAAGGAGGCGGCCAAGGAGACTCCCAGGGTCCTCAGAATCGTACTGGTTTGTGGGTTGTTGCCTTGGCTGGGGACACAGTGTATTGTGGGTAGTGTGAGTGACGGGCTGCTTTGAGGCCTTGGGGGACCAGAAGTAGCACAGCAGAGGGGGGACAGGAAGCAGGAAGTAGGAAGTAGGCCACACATGTCTGAGCTGGCGGCTACTAGCGCTAGCTGCTAACTCCTACAGGGCTGCAGTCAGATGACCTCCTAAAGGGTGCTCCATTTAAATGGCACCTTCTTTGCACAAACTCcccaaagaggaagagagggtattttcgtgtgtgtgtgtgtgtgtgtgagagagagagagagagtgtgcgtgtgtgtgtgtgagcgagagaaagagagagagagaggaaaaagatggagagagtgagtgtgtgtcgatgtgtactgtcctcagtagtgtgtttgcattgagttgtgtgtttgtattgatCTCACATCACTCTGACAActcgacacacacaaacacacacacacacacacacctgtggagTAAAGTTTTGCCTCGTAGATTGTGAGAGGACTTTgttaaaggagagagagaggtaatgaGCATCACAAGTCTCGGccagacagacacaggcagCCCTCATGGGACTAGCTGAGctgcacacacaaatccacatgcATTCTCtttgctcctcacacacacacacacacacacaaatacacacacaaatacatacacacacacacacacacacaaatacacatgcattctccatgctccacacacacacacacacacacacatgcattctccatgctccacacacgcacacgcacacacgcacacacacacaaatacacatgcattccatgctccacacacacacacacacaaatacacatgcattctccatactccacacatacacacacacacacacacacaaatacacatgcatgctccacacacacacacacacaaatacacatgcattaTCCATGCTCCAGGAGACTCAAGTGTATTGATCCTTACTAATAGCTAATCAGCGCTAAtcaatatgtgtgtttgagtttgtgctGAGTGGTGTGGTGCCTCCTGTTGGACCGAAGGAGTCATGTGATCAGAGTCACATGACAACCTTCGGCATCAAACTGTTTTTGTTCCTGCTTGGAGCAAAACAAGTCTGTTGGAGACAAACACTATGGGACTGGAGGCTCCCCTTTCCGTCTTTGTTCAAGTGAGATTGACATTAATTAGAGTAATTAAACTAAATACTTtgtggcaaaaaagtgtaaacaaagGTATGGCAAGACAGGGCAGGATTCATCTACACAGTTCATAGATATTGGTGTCTGTGGTGCATCTACACAGCACCAGTAGCGGCTCCTGGGTTGACAGATAGGCGGGGCAGAGTCTGATGATcaaatttagaaaaaaaaggcaCACTAAGGGCGGTCCATggagattttgttcatttttacgactctctctttctatggctaggctatgAGCGAAATCTGGGGAATGGAATCCCATAATGTTACCACTTACGGTCAAAACACCGTTTTGTTCATGCATTATTAACCTATGGTTAACCTacttaattattttattcataagAAGTGAAGTTTAAAATTTTGAGATTCCAGACAAATAAAAGCTACAAGGTAGGTACCGGTAATcagctcattagctcagatcagtggaGAACTACTTTGGGGGAAAAACTGAAGAGGGAAACAAATTAACTGAGAAatcgaaatcaaaattccactggagttCCAAGCGTAGACTTCACGCCGCCTTACACCACTCAGCTCTCATAGTCAAGTTCAAgttgtttattgtcatgtaggcctactcataaaaGAAATTATAAGTAACGAAATGATTGtgttcaagagccagctcaactttaaagagtaacttaaaagtaggctattcattaaAAAGGTAAATATTCTGGGGATTGATTTGGAAAATTTGAGGAAGCTTGAACTATCAAATAGGATGGCGGCAGACAAATGGCCAGTGAATGAAAATCTGTCGGTGGTGGTAACTATAATTGTCACACACTTCATAGGCAATTTGCGCAAAGTTAGAAGCGGACCTGCGCTTATCCTGGACACCGGTATGTTTTGCACAAAGGCACGGGACATCATAGGCCTATCGTTCTCATGTTGGCCACAAACTTGTCTGTAACCCTGTGTGCCTCCACTGCATCAATTGCTCTTTTCTGCAGCTGTGCATAGAGCACATCTACACGGGGCATGATCTTGTAGAACAGGTCTAAAAAGGAATAAAAACTTCGGGATCTAAGAGCATTCGAGAAAACCCTTTAGCCTCTCTAACTGAGATTGTATCAAAATCTCCAGATGTTTCAGTTATTTCGAAACACTCCAAAATAAGCTTTTAAATCTTTTCGGAGATCTTGTGAAAAAAGCGGAGAaacctagcctggcgggccatcctatatcattgaaatgtatagtcgctcgcttaatccaaggggcgggcaggagttgtctttcaaactgcctaggcatgcaataggccagcgctcacgaccatatccgttatccggtcggcaaaacggcaaatacatccttcttcgaaaggaatgacttaagtgcattgtgttgctcaactttcaaagaaaagcacaagtccaactcctccaaagttgacgccaacgcccgattcaaacaactgctcttagttaagccatagccaccttccttgttgttcaccgttgcaggactgtcgttatcctgttaagcccgccttaagactctctaacaaaatagagcgctgtgattggatgacgtccacggcgtcagcaaatagaaatccctatggtttgatactagacgtacaggctgagcaaattaatttggcGCCGCTatggtgcgtctagatttctaggctaggagaAACCATAAAGATCCGAGAAGAAGACACGCACTGAGGATTCTGCTGACGCAGCCTTTTCCATCACCAGGTTCAATGGATGTGCATAGCAATTAGGGTACACGTCTTGCACTTTCTTACGCACTCCACCAGATGCTCCTCTCATGACACTAGCCCCATCAAATGTCTGTGCAATCAGCCTTACTTTATCTGTGTCACTCTCAGGTGAACTCGTAGGCCTACACGATTTCGCACTTACACTGTAGCCCTCATCGAGTTGTGCTGCAATAGTAGCATGGCTAATTTGCACAACTCAGATGCTAGCCTCATGTTTTTTGCCTTCTCTGAAAATgtttcatgtcacacacaccttcactagCCTACTCCAAACATCCACTTGTCCCCCAGAAGATCGGAAAAGCAGGCATGGaaaacagaacattttattGTGTTTAGGACAACCAGAGCTTCTTATCAGACGAACGTGAAAATGTCCAATTAAATGACCGACTCTTGTCCTTTGTTTGTTGGTATACGATGTTAATGTCGGGCTGATCAGGTCCTAGGTCTTTGATAGCTAATTTAACTACAAACTCAAGTCTTTCGAATGAGTTCTttaagagaaactccacactatTGCACACATGCTGTTCACTCGCCATTTTTCAACTGTCTGTCTGACCTCACAAACTTTGTGCGGACTAATACAGTAGGCATACTACAGTACAGTAGGCATATTACAGTAAGTTCTGACGTCGTATAGGGTGGGCAGTGGCATGATCTGCCCACCCGACCTTCTACTAACCGTGCTCTAGCTGCAGTTCCATTATCGGTCGACAGATTTA from Alosa alosa isolate M-15738 ecotype Scorff River chromosome 4, AALO_Geno_1.1, whole genome shotgun sequence carries:
- the cebpb gene encoding CCAAT/enhancer-binding protein beta, yielding MEVAGFYEGDCLAFHGSNSISGPVGDGICKQPIDGSMTKLSISQHEKTIDFSIYLDSLQYHQLASQNQAALQRGDVYSDFLEESRSKRVASLQNYRNYISLNDREPGLINSHREANPLGYADLEETRVDTVYSPEFVGNSAKGGHQDEPREESGMDGSSGFDMRSYIQYQSAPSGSLGNISNASSSCSSPPGTPAPSGKGGSPHQIGKMSGGKGKKRLEKDSEEYRLRRERNNLAVRKSRDKAKMRNLETQHKVLELAAENDRLQKRVEQLSRELATLRNLLSATGQC